One region of Bacillus pumilus genomic DNA includes:
- the jag gene encoding RNA-binding cell elongation regulator Jag/EloR, whose protein sequence is MKEITAVGRTIEEAVDSGLKQMQLLKEEVDITIVDEGNKGFLGLFGKRQAVVKLIEKRNALKLATQYLDNIVKSIDPKAKIVSKQEPKKISFHIDGDKTSLMIGKRGQTLYSLETLVQLVFNRYSDQYHHITIDIGDYRKKRQEALEQYAVKTANKVLKTKRKVHLEPMPSNERKVIHDTIAAFSKELATASEDTGSKRHVVVLYKK, encoded by the coding sequence ATGAAGGAAATAACTGCTGTCGGTCGCACAATCGAAGAAGCAGTAGATTCCGGACTTAAACAAATGCAGCTTCTAAAAGAAGAAGTAGATATCACAATAGTTGATGAAGGAAATAAAGGGTTCTTAGGATTATTTGGCAAAAGACAAGCTGTAGTCAAATTGATAGAAAAGAGAAATGCTCTTAAATTAGCTACACAGTATTTAGATAATATTGTTAAATCAATTGATCCTAAAGCGAAGATTGTTTCCAAACAGGAACCGAAAAAGATTTCTTTCCACATTGATGGAGATAAAACGTCATTAATGATTGGAAAAAGAGGTCAAACTTTGTACTCTTTAGAAACCTTGGTACAGTTAGTGTTTAATCGCTATTCTGATCAGTATCATCATATTACCATTGATATTGGAGATTATAGGAAGAAGCGACAAGAAGCACTTGAACAATATGCCGTCAAGACAGCAAACAAAGTTTTAAAAACGAAGAGAAAGGTTCATTTAGAACCAATGCCTTCGAACGAACGAAAAGTAATTCATGATACGATCGCTGCTTTTTCTAAAGAACTAGCAACGGCATCGGAAGATACAGGCAGCAAGCGTCATGTTGTGGTGCTGTATAAAAAATAA